From the genome of Bactrocera oleae isolate idBacOlea1 chromosome 2, idBacOlea1, whole genome shotgun sequence, one region includes:
- the Cenp-C gene encoding serine-rich adhesin for platelets isoform X1 has product MFREENMTSDCFNLSEFSEYLDDTDGHRLAQFLQKKSGTVRNGAKRIFDAEPQRFSLNVRLKRLSSPPVPVTDVENECVIPETQETDNEKDVQNKEQEAVLLPEQEIFQLKVAQVKNDAQTLASSVNESLNNTQQKKETCHASVLVMIPMGNNITCPENKSMTISSVKSRTEQCILGSKVGSTSKIAEAVQASIIAEQNRMEQLPLPMCPESVSPKRLEEPNGAQETQQQQQAVSPRSLCTFLQPKISRPIIPQTPRSPISKVSRSGDRLRRQVLKRITNLENNGRRTLLSEFESTLCSTNFSPAICSTPMHHTPPVNLLKTPPRINNSLNEPKTSPRPKTPEINACIPSKEASQHTKHNAVQEQPLLQNLVEALEDTINKLKSFENPPHTRIITAESDINTTELPQTQEQLQQQALVQASTGNVVDKSKVLATEALLQEVQKTLADLKNSNLQMPKIVIPVNQTFNNAPTAAAAANKQIGEKETNHECEDAKVTQSETQADHKTAFTHSNCTRQHTITAANLNDASSCNSPNNFINHPTFTCNNTRNTNLPTNSVQHKNVTTPVGNRKVAADNNKTNLSGANSILLNADNKRSANRSAHTTLNNNKNLEANLVKTQTFVKHDVSKCTTLKNREEVGTVTANKEANTKRGLTEMSISMLITDDEDEEEDINYNVNKRQTLRKSGPLNLATEKPQKTKRNRRTIKRTMRTRLHHRSTKPFASPPTLLTSDTDTETGPPPAHPLNLQHVKPVEHIKIQQLRRRRPLNKAPSTPKNGELFADELKAHLARLTNHEILDLRKRNSMGLMNGKRLKKSSGSTKQALEEKLKIEEEIQLEILRRELLGNTQGLREEEQQQQQQTYADEMNPEQRSESESQLVNEVVEVVKEIIFDELPQAPAAFKDNTAVAAAAFMDNSTAAPALLTDNTAGAAAKAIENNVDAVVAALETEDNGVATVMPDVPEPFKDNVAAPDAFNINASAENIMQQTVAQLTQRMCYNSSLIDDRSSERVTFVSAKRNNVQNTKNARKSAQRNKKSELPEVTIKYFQIEESIKMRRKDSTSKRSLYNKGDSFDENSDASDSEKENFLKISTLTEPIPPPPVVSPVGDIQITSPPPPVTDWTTASTFMLPNLPADQLVLPPTPFSDKQINSSVNGAKPKTLSASHNNTAAIEAICQHDEELFKKPTKRAPRASRKRKTQESRTNKSSHVTQTERTDDSAGIRRSTRGQVPTNRNSKWNGHSLLETLFNKPTKSSSSNRSIKKQTNRTSSSCSIESRGGDLTTPVASSTGLNIANVKKRGRKPQKPQSPVFSYLGDTNVTSGTVYSLRNTESDALSTQLEAIQETPIETDGLDAAAASPASNDNELPTTSSCKTGKSNKNTTKANNKQTAGVKKLGRPRKTGTVSKIKQQQQQQQQEETDAVEAAQQVADDDTANRTGQLECSRVYLPPPPSLEKLSEMFDALKNAANNLSDEEGTPNGAESSVPTPTEGNVGIRPVRVRLRRLTARDTSTATAQSSASTSATNSESTRTTENDRQELLAWLKNVSHLQSATNERQVFMDLRPSTAGKLFFTNLEGIDYAFYDTEHKCTLGYLRFKPLQCKPSKRAKKYHLHFVVLAGSFEISTDRESANFGVGDMVAINIGCRYKITNLENDIGVLMVIKK; this is encoded by the exons ATGTTTCgtgaagaaaatat GACTTCCGATTGCTTTAATTTAAGCGAATTCTCTGAATATCTTGACGATACTGATGGCCACCGTTTGGCACAGTTTTTGCAGAAAAAAAGTGGTACGGTGCGTAATGGTGCTAAACGAATTTTCGATGCTGAACCACAGAGGTTTAGCTTAAATGTACGTCTGAAGCGCTTAAGTTCACCACCAGTTCCAGTAACCGATGTTGAAAATGAATGCGTTATACCAGAAACCCAGGAAACCGATAATGAGAAAGATGTGCAAAATAAAGAACAGGAGGCTGTATTGCTTCCTGAACAAGAAATATTTCAGCTGAAGGTTGCACAAGTAAAAAATGATGCGCAAACACTGGCATCATCAGTAAATGAATCATTAAATAATACGCAGCAAAAAAAAGAGACTTGTCATGCTTCTGTACTAGTTATGATACCAATGGGTAACAATATAACTTGTCCTGAAAATAAAAGCATGACAATATCATCTGTGAAATCACGAACAGAGCAATGTATATTAGGATCTAAAGTAGGAAGTACATCGAAAATAGCAGAAGCTGTGCAGGCCTCAATCATAGCTGAACAAAATCGAATGGAACAACTACCATTGCCAATGTGCCCAGAATCAGTTTCCCCAAAGCGATTGGAAGAACCCAACGGTGCGCAggaaacgcaacaacaacaacaagcagttAGCCCTAGGTCGTTATGCACATTTCTACAACCAAAAATATCACGGCCTATTATACCACAAACACCGCGATCGCCAATTTCAAAGGTGTCTCGTAGTGGCGATCGACTGCGTCGTCAAGTGTTAAAACGTATCACAAATCTTGAGAACAACGGTCGACGAACTTTACTTTCGGAATTCGAAAGTACACTTTGCTCAACAAATTTT TCGCCAGCAATATGCAGTACTCCAATGCATCATACACCTCctgtaaatttattaaaaacacctCCACGGATAAATAATTCACTAAATGAGCCAAAAACATCACCGCGCCCAAAAACACCTGAAATAAATGCATGCATTCCGAGTAAAGAGGCATCGCAACACACAAAACATAATGCTGTACAAGAACAGCCATTACTACAAAATCTGGTTGAAGCACTAGAAGATACAATAAATAAACTGAAAAGTTTCGAAAATCCTCCACACACACGAATCATTACAGCGGAGTCGGATATAAATACCACAGAGTTGCCGCAAACACAggaacaattacaacaacaagcactTGTTCAGGCATCAACTGGTAATGTTGTAGATAAAAGTAAAGTGCTTGCTACTGAGGCTTTGTTGCAGGAAGTGCAAAAGACACTTGCTGATTTAAAGAACTCAAATTTACAAATGCCGAAAATAGTTATACCAGTTAATCAGACTTTTAACAATGCGCCCacagctgcagcagcagcaaacaAACAGATTGGTGAAAAAGAAACAAATCATGAATGTGAGGACGCTAAAGTAACACAATCCGAGACGCAGGCCGATCATAAAACCGCATTCACGCATTCGAATTGTACAAGGCAGCATACAATAACAGCGGCAAATTTGAATGATGCCAGCAGTTGCAATAGTcccaataattttataaatcatcCAACGTTTACGTGCAACAACACAAGAAATACTAATCTACCGACAAACTCAGTACAACATAAGAATGTAACAACACCGGTCGGTAACCGAAAAGTTGCTgccgacaacaacaaaacaaacctGTCAGGAGCCAATTCGATATTACTAAATGCTGACAATAAACGTTCAGCTAATCGCTCAGCTCATACAAcgttaaacaataataaaaacttgGAAGCCAATTTAGTTAAAACACAGACATTCGTCAAGCATGATGTCTCCAAATGCACAACATTAAAAAACAGAGAAGAAGTTGGCACTGTAACTGCTAATAAAGAAGCCAACACTAAACGTGGACTTACAGAGATGTCAATATCGATGCTTATAACGGACGATGAAGATGAGGAGGAAGATATTAATTACAATGTGAATAAAAGGCAAACCTTACGTAAAAGTGGTCCGCTTAATCTAGCCACTGAAAAACCGCAGAAGACGAAGCGTAATAGACGGACAATAAAACGCACAATGAGAACGCGTCTTCACCATCGATCCACCAAACCTTTCGCGTCACCACCAACACTACTCACAAGTGATACGGATACCGAAACTGGACCACCACCAGCGCATCCACTGAATTTGCAACATGTCAAACCTGTcgaacatataaaaatacaacaattaagGCGACGACGACCCTTAAATAAAGCACCAAGTACACCGAAAAATGGCGAACTGTTTGCCGATGAGTTGAAAGCGCATTTGGCACGTTTAACAAATCATGAAATTCTTGATTTGCGCAAACGTAATTCGATGGGTTTAATGAATGGTAAACGTTTGAAAAAATCATCAGGTAGCACGAAACAGGCTTTGGAggagaaattaaaaattgaagaaGAAATTCAATTGGAAATTTTGCGCCGTGAATTATTGGGCAACACTCAGGGTTTACGGGAGGaggagcagcagcagcagcagcaaacgtATGCCGATGAGATGAATCCAGAGCAGAGAAGTGAGAGCGAATCGCAATTGGTGAATGAAGTAGTTGAGGTAGTTAAAGAAATCATCTTTGATGAACTGCCACAAGCACCTGCAGCATTTAAGGATAATACTGCGGTTGCAGCCGCTGCTTTCATGGACAATTCAACTGCAGCACCGGCACTATTAACGGATAATACTGCTGGTGCTGCGGCTAAAGCAATTGAGAATAATGTTGATGCTGTTGTCGCGGCTTTAGAAACTGAGGATAATGGTGTGGCTACTGTTATGCCTGATGTCCCTGAGCCATTTAAGGATAACGTTGCTGCACCTGATGCATTTAATATTAATGCCTCAGCTGAAAACATAATGCAGCAAACGGTCGCACAATTGACACAACGCATGTGTTATAATTCCTCATTAATTGACGATAGAAGTAGTGAACGTGTTACGTTTGTTTCAGCCAAACGTAACAATgttcaaaatactaaaaatgcgAGAAAGTCGGCTCAACGAAATAAAAAGTCAGAACTG ccagaagtaacaataaaatattttcaaatagaaGAAAGTATTAAAATGCGCCGCAAGGATAGCACCTCCAAACGTTCGCTATACAACAAAGGTGATTCTTTTGACGAAAATAGCGACGCCTCAGATAGTGAAaaagagaattttttaaaaatttccacgCTAACGGAGCCAATACCACCACCACCAGTTGTTTCACCGGTAGGCGATATACAAATAACATCACCACCACCGCCAGTGACTGATTGGACGACAGCTTCCACATTTATGCTGCCAAACTTGCCAGCGGACCAATTGGTTCTACCACCAACGCCATTCTccgataaacaaattaatagcaGTGTGAATGGTGCAAAGCCTAAAACATTATCCGCGTCGCATAATAATACCGCTGCCATAGAAGCTATATGCCAACACGATGAAGAACTCTTTAAAAAGCCCACAAAGCGTGCGCCACGTGCTTCACGTAAACGAAAGACACAAGAGTCAAGAACGAACAAGTCTAGCCATGTGACACAAACTGAGCGTACAGATGACAGCGCAG GCATACGTCGATCGACTCGCGGTCAGGTGCCAACTAATCGCAACTCTAAATGGAATGGACACTCACTGTTGGAAACATTGTTTAATAAACCTACGAAGTCAAGCTCATCGAATAGAAGTATAAAGAAACAAACAAATCGAACAAGCTCCAGCTGTAGTATCGAGAGTCGAGGTGGTGATTTGACCACGCCAGTCGCCTCCAGCACTGGCTTGAATATTGCCAATGTGAAGAAGCGAGGTCGTAAACCACAGAAGCCACAATCGCCAGTGTTTAGTTATCTCGGCGATACGAATGTAACATCGGGCACTGTGTACTCACTAAGAAATACCGAAAGTGATGCGTTGAGTACACAGTTAGAAGCAATTCAAGAAACACCCATAGAAACGGATGGCCTAGACGCTGCAGCAGCGAGTCCAGCGTCAAATGACAACGAATTACCAACTACTTCCTCCTGCAAAACCGGCAAATCGAATAAAAATACAACTAAAGCCAACAATAAGCAAACTGCGGGGGTGAAAAAATTAGGCCGACCAAGGAAAACAGGGACAGTCtctaaaataaaacaacaacaacaacagcaacagcaagaaGAAACTGACGCAGTGGAAGCGGCACAACAAGTGGCGGACGATGACACCGCAAATCGCACAGGCCAATTGGAGTGTAGTCGAGTGTATTTGCCACCACCGCCATCGTTAGAGAAGCTCAGTGAAATGTTTGACGCATTGAAAAATGCCGCCAACAATTTGAGCGATGAAGAGGGTACGCCGAATGGTGCAGAATCGAGTGTCCCGACACCGACCGAGGGTAACGTTGGCATACGACCTGTGCGTGTACGTTTGCGTCGTTTAACAGCACGTGACACCTCCACCGCAACCGCTCAAAGTTCTGCTTCGACCAGTGCAACAAACAGTGAGTCGACTCGGACGACAGAAAACGATCGCCAAGAGTTGCTTGCATGGCTGAAGAATGTATCACATTTGCAATCGGCCACAAATGAGCGACAAGTCTTTATGGATTTGCGACCTT cCACTGccggtaaattattttttaccaaTTTGGAGGGTATAGATTATGCCTTCTACGATACGGAACATAAATGTACTCTGGGCTATTTGCGCTTCAAGCCACTGCAGTGCAAGCCTTCGAAGCGTGCGAAGAAATATCATTtg CACTTTGTTGTGCTTGCGGGTTCATTTGAAATCAGCACGGACCGTGAAAGCGCCAATTTCGGTGTTGGTGATATGGTAGCTATTAATATAG GCTGCCGTTATAAAATCACGAATTTGGAAAATGATATAGGCGTACTAATGGTGATAAAGAAGTAA